A segment of the Juglans regia cultivar Chandler chromosome 15, Walnut 2.0, whole genome shotgun sequence genome:
GTtacacaatttttcattttcggCGTatcttctaattttattaatgtttaaattttaaaccaaATTGGTCtacttgtaataataataaaaaaaaaagtagaaaagggATTTTGAGAGAGGCAAATATTACTCTAaccatatatttaattataaaaattagacaagaaataaatcttaaaaaaaaaaaatatttcgtaATACAAACGTAACCCCGTTATTCTCTCCGCCCCAATGAGTTACGGGTCACCGTAACCAAGaatcttcatatttttattttcaataatggTTTATTTTCCAAGCTAATAGTAATCCAATATCAACACGTTTCTCACGCCTTGCTACTCTTCTAAATTTCATGAACCCCACATTTTcaatttaatgtattatattaatcatgttcttcaagaaaaaataaattacacacAAATATCAAGGAAGATGTCCCACAATCCACCTTAATTTTGTACCAGCCACCAGGAGGCATGCGTGCACAATCAATAATGCTTTTATAGAAACATTATagtaaaaaatcaaaagattaaaataatagtatatgGTTATATTCATTGTATTTGGTCATAATGAACATATTAATCTCGTTTATAGAGCAcaatcaataaatttcttacatgatataatttaatttaaaagataaattttaaaatttgaattttacaaaccaaatcttacaatttaaataatatgtatgGTATGCTTTATGAATACTGCTATATTCACAAAAGAATTAAACAAaacaatctcacaaactgatgtagcTTCATctgatatgttatatatattttacaataaaaataattctataatcTGACacagtcacgtcagtttgtgagattatttttatataatttctttataattagaGTATTTTCTATACTTTATATACTGACTTGAGAATAAAAATAACTGTAATATTTAACATCAAACAATAGTTCAATCCAACATCAATCAATATCATGGAGAAACATACACATGATTTTATCAATCTTGGAGATCCAAAAGATcattaaaaatcacaaaaaagaaaaaaaataataataacaaaagaaaaaaagtgaaagGAAATGAGTCATGGGTTGAATGAGGTTGGAGGAAAGGGAGCTAGCTGTAATAAAATCAAAGTGTGGTGGGCAAGAAAAGGTAATCACACTCGTTACTTTAACGGTACATCTCcttaattatattttgcatCGCTTTCTCACATTCATCCCTCCGTAATTACCCCTCTACGTCTCTCTCTCACGTGGAAAATTCGGATCTTGTTGGGGACCCCAAGTCGTAACTCGTGACGCTAAACTTTTCACTCCTGTTACGAGCATTGCATATTGCTTTTTCGGTTGGATGTTTGGTCAGGATTCATGTTtcttaaaaatcaatttaaataaattatttgaatataacttAAAAActcattataataaaaaatattactctCACCGAAAGTTGAATTCCGATAaggttttttttacttaataattaaaaaaatattttatttaaatgtttaaaaatattaaaaataaatgaaaaaaaaaactttttagacCCGTCTCGTGCTACACACTTGAAAATATCTGCCTGTAATGCTAGTTATCGAAAATATCTGCATCTCCGTAATTAGTCGAGACTTATCTGGAACccaataaaagataaaaaattgggAGTGATATGATGTCACAATATCAAAACAATTGTAGAACTAGTAAAAGGCGGCTCCTAACGTTGTATACTTGTATCGATAGCATGAATGTTGGCTCATCAAAAGGGTCAATGATCTCTGCCTGCCTTTGTCTTCATGCATGctccttcttccctctttcCTATCTGcctctataaatatatgttcCCCTCTTGACACTCTTTTTTGAGACTCCCTCTCCTTGTCTACCAAAATCCCAAacaaacagagaagaaaaagaaatttgtatTTGCGGGTTTACAGCTATGGAGGTGTTGATTCCAGCTTCTACCATGGATTTCAACAATCCAACTACGCCCAAACGTTTTGGTGACTACTACTTCAGTGCTCCGAGCAGCCCATCACGCATCCCCGGGCTTTACCGAGATTGCAACGAGTATGATCGCCGTGAAAGCAGCGAAGCGAGTGCCAtcagggaggaggaggagggggatGGTTTCGCGTTTGATTTCAGTGAAGAGTTGGAGAGGAGCTCTCTCTCCGCCGATGAGCTCTTCGATGGTGGGAAAATCCGGCCTTTGAAGCCCCCAACTCGGCTACAATTCGGCTGGAATGTGGACCCGTACACAGCGCCAAATAGCCCACCTTTGTCTCCCAATTCGGGCAGATCTCACGGGATGAAGACGATTCTGGGTGCCCTTTCGccgagaggaaagaaaaattccGACCGGCCGGAGATGGTTGCTGATAACAGTACTCGAAAGATAACACAGCagcagagaggaagagaaagaaatactgACTTACCATCTTCCGATTCAGGGCGAAGAGCGACAAGGTCACTCTCTCCTTACAGGGTCTCCGAGTTTCCATgggaagaagatcaagaagaagaagaaaagactcGGAATGACATAAAACAATCGTCTCTGAATCCGAAGGCTTCGCTTTCGTCGTCGTCATCTTCTTCGAAGAGTTCTAAGAAATGGAGACTGAGGGACTTTTTGCTGTTTCGGAGCGCATCGGAAGGACGAGCAAGAGACAAGGATCCTTTCCTGAAGTTCTCAGCTTTGTACAAAAGGCACGAAGATGTAAAGAACTCGAGCTTCCGCTCCACGGCCAGTTCTGGTTCAGTCTCCAGATCATCGAGAAGAGGGCCACCAGTTTCGCCTCATGAGCTGCATTACACTGTGAACAGAGCCATGTCGGaagatttgaagaagaaaactttCTTGCCATACAAACAGGGGATCCTGGGTCTCTTGCACTTTCGTAAATGATGAATCTACATAGATTTTTCCAGAggttttttctatttctgttgTAAAAATTAGGTGCGTAAGAtaaaaccggaaaatcggttGACCTGATCGGATCAGACCGAATTTGTGGGTTCAGTTCGATTTGTAATTGGTTCGGTGCAGTAAactgaacatatatattttttattttttatattattattatatatattatatgttacatttttaattaatataatatgaaattctaCTCTTATTGATTAagtctattaattttataatataaaattaatatattaatataattagacaTTACTTATAgcattttaatcttattatttaaatttattaatctcactaataagttagatactaatattatattattatagttgaaaattaaaaaattagtaattgttaataataaatattaaattctcacaattaaatttattattaaaaaaattataatattaaacatatatagtttcACACATTTACATTGAAAAATCGGATCGGATTAAATCGAAATTACAAAATTCGAAAGTTTCAATTTTAGTGATGAATCAGATCGTattggttcttaaatttttaaaattggtaTACATCAATTCAGttccaaaatttcttcaaaacttgacTGAATCAAACTGATTACACCTCTCATAAAAATTAAGAGTTATTTGTTCCTAGAAACGaagaacataacatgaacactctccttttctttaatttttacgAGCATGATTGGATTTCCATTTAGTAGGTAAACACTAATGGATGTAATGTAACAAAGTTACAAAGTGACTATAAAATTTTCCAATGTTTTCAAATTGTTGGAACACGAGAGAATTCTATCAAATTTGAAGGGGTAGATTTTGGCTGTCCTGGATTTACCCAATAACCTTGTACTCTATGAGAAGCTGGGTTTCCCAATATCCATGATCATGCACGTATTCATATCAATTTGGTAATCTCAACTAATACATCAAGGAAAACACAAATTTGCCCTCCCATTTATACCATTTCATTTGACCGCttgacaaaaattttattttatttaataattaaggaagtaattttaaatatattgatatatttttttatatttaaatatattaaaaaaatatgaatataaaaaaaaaaaaacacaaaagcaaCGTGCGGTAAAATAAAGCGGGCAACTCATACATTAATTAAAGACTTGCACGCCTCCTGCACTTACAACTCACCTAAGCTCTTGCAACATGCTTTCTTAGggcaatacaactttttttcttaaatacacgATGTCACAGCTAGAAGCCTCTGATCTCCACCGTGTGTATCGTAACatcaattaataaatgaattaagaGACCAAAATTAAAAGGAACATAGCTTATCTAACCTAGGAAACccttgaagaaaattaaaaaaattatctagtAGAACAAAACGAAAGGTggtaacataaaatattttgcaAACAGGtgtaaaaagaatttatataatgttggaaCGGATAGACCTTGCGTGTTCGGGCAACTTCAACCATCTAGAATGTCAAAGAATATTGTAATAACATGAACTTGTAGCAATCTTTTGAGTTAATTAATCATTGGTTATAATAATGTTTCTGGAAGAAAACAAGCGGATATGGGataagagataagatgagaaactatatatatatatatatatatatgtatatatagattttaaaattaccaTATATACCACACACTGCttatatgttataatttgatttgtaagataaattttaaaatttgaatcttatcaATCGAATAttaccatttaagtgatgtaTGGATAATGTGCTCTACATGCCGACCggcttgagaatagaataatttattttatatatatatatatatatatatatatatgatattttgatagGGTGTCTTAGGTGTCTTGTtcgaatttaataaaaaaagaaacagccAACCTAGCTAAGACATGATCTTTGTATATGTCAACTTCTAGAAGTGCGAAGGCTACAACTGGAAATTAAGCCAAGTAGGATGACGGCATCGTCGGCGTGTCATTCCACACCTCCACAAACCCCCCGTGCTAATCTAAGCGTGGGGAAGGCCATCCACCGCCACTCCTCCCAACTGAAAACCTTTATAAAAAGATCATAGATTTATGTATGGACTTTTTAAATATAGTATCGGTCACCATTAGGTGTTAGCAGTACTGTATATCGACAGTATATATCTATCCTTCCATGGATTCTAAAATTAGTATGAGATCATAGGGTATTGAGACTCGTTgatgatataatatgttagttCAAAACAGGAGCGGGCTGTAACCGGGAGGGATcaattcacataaatataaaagcatGTAAGTTCTTGTAGTCTCTCTCTATATGAGTACGCATGCATTAATATCAAAGACTTGTTTAAAGatttgaagtaaaaaaattaatattgtaatcgTTAATTACCAAAAATCTAGCACAACCAGAACAATCATTAACATCAACAATTCCCCAAGCGACCCAAAAGCCGATCTCAATTTTCTCTGCCATAACCTTCAAAATAAAGTCCGTCCACCCCTTAGCAATGAGatcaacaacttgaaaattCAGTCCTTCGATGGGTGAAACTAATTGCAGAAAAGTCTATTGATTGGGTTTGGA
Coding sequences within it:
- the LOC108992312 gene encoding uncharacterized protein LOC108992312; translated protein: MEVLIPASTMDFNNPTTPKRFGDYYFSAPSSPSRIPGLYRDCNEYDRRESSEASAIREEEEGDGFAFDFSEELERSSLSADELFDGGKIRPLKPPTRLQFGWNVDPYTAPNSPPLSPNSGRSHGMKTILGALSPRGKKNSDRPEMVADNSTRKITQQQRGRERNTDLPSSDSGRRATRSLSPYRVSEFPWEEDQEEEEKTRNDIKQSSLNPKASLSSSSSSSKSSKKWRLRDFLLFRSASEGRARDKDPFLKFSALYKRHEDVKNSSFRSTASSGSVSRSSRRGPPVSPHELHYTVNRAMSEDLKKKTFLPYKQGILGLLHFRK